TCTTCTGCCTTACCCAATAATTCCCATAGGGGTAATTTTTTTTCGTTGGTAAGTGTGCCTATCTTCTCGAGTGTACTCAGTCCGATGCCTCTTTTAGGTAGGTTGATGATTTTTTTAAAGGCTTCTGTATCATTATGGTTTACCACAAAGCGCAAATAAGCTAATAATTCCTTTATTTCCTTTCTTTGAAAGAAAGAAAACCCGCCTACCATCCGATAGGGGATATTTTTTTTACGCAATGCTTCCTCAAAATTTCTGGATTGACTGTTGGTACGGTATAAGATAGCAAAGTCCTGATAAAGTGCTAGGTTATGGAGTTTTGTTTCGAGTATTGCCTGTACGATCCATTGACTTTCTTCTAGATCAGATCTTGTTTTTATTATCTTGATAGGTTCACCCAGCTTATTTGTTGTCCAGACTTTTTTCTTTAGTTGCGTTGTATTGTGGCTAATAATATGATTCGCTGCTGTTACAATATGTTGGGTAGAGCGATAGTTTTGCTCTAGTTTGGTTATATGGTGGTGAGGGTAATCACGTGTGAAGTTTAAAATATTTTGGATATCGGCACCTCTAAAAGCATAAATACTTTGTGCATCATCCCCTACTACACAAATATTATGGTGTTGTGCGGCTAATTTTTGGATAATTTGGTATTGAATCAAGTTGGTATCCTGAAATTCATCAATAAGTAAATAGCGAAATTGCTGTTGGTATTTTGCGCATACAGTAGGATTCGTATAAAGCATGGTATGGGTTTGTGTAAGTAAATCATCAAAGTCCATAGCGCCAGCTCGCTGGCAATAATGCGTGTATCTTGCAAAGATTTCACCAAATCTAGGCAGCTGCATACGGGCATCTTCTTCCCTATAATGGGGATTATCGTTGTATATAGCTGCTGTAACCAGTCGATTTTTAGCGTGAGAAATACGGCTTAATAGGAGAGTAGGTTTATATATTTGATCTGATAAATCAAGTTCTTTTATAATTTGTTTAAGCAGAGATTTACTGTCATCAGCATCATATACGCTAAAATAGGTAGGATAGCCTAAACTATTAGCTTCTAGACGTAATAACCGTATAAAGATACTATGAAAGGTGCCCAGCCATACTGCTTGAACATTTTTACCTATCATACGTTCTATCCGATGACGCATTTCAGCTGCTGCTTTGTTGGTAAAGGTTAACGCAAGAATTTGGCTTGCAGTTGCTCTTTTTTCTTTTAAGAGATAGGCTATCTTAGTGGTTAGTACTTTGGTCTTGCCAGAACCAGCTCCGGCTACAACTAGGGAAGGCCCTTCGGTATGTATTACCGCAGCTCTTTGCTGTTCATTGAGCTCATTAAGATAACTGGTATCTATAGCAGCTGTCTGCTCTATTAGGTTAGCCATTAATATATTCTTTTATTAAGTGCACTAAAAGTAAGCCATCAAGATTTATAGCTGGCATCTATCAGAGACCATTGCATAGCATAAGCCTGATATAGTAAGTTGTACTTCTTCCTAGAAAGGAATAGGTGGGAGGGAAATACGCAAATTAACATGGACAACTATGTTTAGACAAAAAAAGAAATGCCCTTAATTAAATTTTACTTTGTAATAGCCTTGTTATATGGTAGAGCTTTCTGACCCTCTTCCCATGGTTGTAGCTTCTCATCCCTTCCCATGGGGTTGTAGCTTCTTACTCCTCTTCCCTTCCCACGGTTGTAGCTTCTTACCCCTCTTCCCTTCCCACGGTTGTAGCTTCTTACCCCTCTTCCCATGGTTGTAACCTCTTATCCCTCTTCCCATGGTTGTAATCTCTTACCCCTCTTCCCATGGTTGTAGCTTCTTACCCCTCTTCCCATGGTTGTAGTTTCTCACTCCTTTCCCATGGTTGTAGCTTCTTACCCCTCTTCCCATGGTTGTAGTTTCTTACCCCTCTTCCCATGGTTGTAGTTTCTTACCCCTCTTCCCATGGTTGTAGTTTCTTACCCCTCTTCCCATGGTTGTAACCTCTTTACCCCTCTTCCCATGGTTGTAGTTTCTTACCCCTCTTCCCATGGTTGTAGTTTCTTACCCCTCTTCCCATGGTTGTAACCTCTTTACCCCTCTTCCCATGGTT
Above is a window of Candidatus Cardinium hertigii DNA encoding:
- a CDS encoding ATP-dependent helicase is translated as MANLIEQTAAIDTSYLNELNEQQRAAVIHTEGPSLVVAGAGSGKTKVLTTKIAYLLKEKRATASQILALTFTNKAAAEMRHRIERMIGKNVQAVWLGTFHSIFIRLLRLEANSLGYPTYFSVYDADDSKSLLKQIIKELDLSDQIYKPTLLLSRISHAKNRLVTAAIYNDNPHYREEDARMQLPRFGEIFARYTHYCQRAGAMDFDDLLTQTHTMLYTNPTVCAKYQQQFRYLLIDEFQDTNLIQYQIIQKLAAQHHNICVVGDDAQSIYAFRGADIQNILNFTRDYPHHHITKLEQNYRSTQHIVTAANHIISHNTTQLKKKVWTTNKLGEPIKIIKTRSDLEESQWIVQAILETKLHNLALYQDFAILYRTNSQSRNFEEALRKKNIPYRMVGGFSFFQRKEIKELLAYLRFVVNHNDTEAFKKIINLPKRGIGLSTLEKIGTLTNEKKLPLWELLGKAEDFFRAPTAEAILRFVAFIKTASLKLTTAEENAYTIANYIAKESGLLKQLYEDQTVEGLARYEHIQELLSSLKQFVDDPNNEDNSLASFLQTVALMTQEYEDDTSKDKVTLMTIHAAKGLEFKYIYMVGMEEGLFPSARMLGNQEELEEERRLFYVAVTRAQLQLTLSYALSRYRFGKLMAMRPSRFLKEISLEESTASSNKIATAATQRTAAATQFMPCNNVTTLRVGHMVRHTHFGKGLIIQLLATEGKRKAVIRFSNNVGEKTLLLNYAKLELLI